The following are encoded in a window of Palaemon carinicauda isolate YSFRI2023 chromosome 31, ASM3689809v2, whole genome shotgun sequence genomic DNA:
- the LOC137624674 gene encoding uncharacterized protein, with protein MSDKEALVRSRGGYKGVITKWVNKIDSAIAAGNVNTLSSIKDLIMKQMKIVHDLNEKILALTTEEDRMKEVEEQAEYEVVVGEHWYKLGNAITAISGSGSSGNPPPTHKTNVRLPKLDLPHFTGDVLEWNSFWELYNVSVHQRGDLELIQKFSYLQSLLTGDALKLISGFKLEAANYSQAISLLSTTYGKKDEIKGLLVGTLSVNDQGQKPKQRSILPTATIVLKGKGRHLVRLRGLLDTYAERTFIRRSALKDVQYRSKGTEKIALRGYLTRKPVYEYETVSVSIPYNGRLIIMDYIVVDELPEYTKKFNVKRNLKTLCKTKICLADKDFDLPVDKQAYIDMLVGVDNVYNILHPGFRKAGKLMLLPTIFGYVVAGSCNAPPVQETQVTVLKLATNEVIEATHKFDSDIKNDLDILWNLDKVGIDCNELKEHDRKVLEDFESTIAYSEMEKQYVLALPWMSNKSRLPSNFGMALGRVKQQCAKFQKDEAYLNHYQKILKDQEDRGFIERKTQGRPYRVNIAPPLPEFRVQRKQPFSITGVDYTGALLTKEKQQNPEKAYIVLFTCPVTKGIHIELVKDLSCDSFLMVFRKFCSRRGFPSLMLSDNATTFVSTSVYLKNMAESSLVQEHLNAIECKWKFIPGRAPWFGAIWERLIGLLNTCLKKVIGQAFLSFSELSYVVTELEAIINDRPLSYTSGDLDQLDILTPNHLILGRRLRSFPREVIDWRDETKDPLYGGNRDVGKRFLYITKKCDDLWKRWEREYLTSLRETHRVGIRHESWPKMGDVVLIHDEGPRSQWKLGQIVKLHVGPDNVLRVVTLKTPQGQVMRPVVKLYPLELWQETDVVISEKTDNKST; from the exons ATGTCTGATAAGGAAGCTTTGGTGAGGTCACGAGGTGGTTACAAGGGCGTAATCACCAAATGGGTAAATAAGATAGACTCTGCTATTGCCGCAGGTaatgtcaatacattgtcttcaaTTAAGGATTTAATTATGAAGCAAATGAAGATTGTGCACGACttgaatgaaaagatattagccTTAACCACTGAAGAAGATCGAATGAAAGAAGTGGAAGAGCAAGCAGAATATGAAGTAGTAGTTGGTGAACATTGGTATAAGTTGGGCAATGCCATCACAGCAATATCAGGAAGTGGTTCTTCTGGAAATCCTCCACCCACACATAAGACTAATGTTAGACTGCCTAAATTGGATCTCCCACATTTCACTGGAGATGTGTTGGAGTGGAATTCCTTTTGGGAATTGTACAATGTGTCGGTACACCAGCGAGGGGATTTAGAACTGATTCAGAAATTCTCATATCTGCAAAGTTTGCTCACAGGAGATGCTCTAAAACTGATTTCAGGATTTAAGTTGGAAGCTGCAAATTATTCACAAGCTATATCTCTCCTCAGTACCACATATGGGAAAAAGGATGAGATCAAAGGACTTCTA GTTGGAACACTTTCCGTAAATGATCAGGGTCAGAAACCCAAGCAGAGGTCAATTTTACCAACAGCCACAATTGTGTTAAAAGGTAAAGGAAGACATTTGGTACGCCTTCGTGGATTATTGGACACTTATGCAGAACGAACCTTTATCAGGAGGTCAGCACTTAAAGACGTACAGTATAGATCTAAAGGCACGGAAAAAATTGCCTTAAGGGGTTATTTGACAAGGAAACCTGTATATGAGTATGAGACGGTTAGTGTTTCCATACCTTATAATGGTAGATTGATTATTATGGATTATATTGTGGTAGATGAGTTACCAGAGTATACTAAGAAATTCAACGTTAAACGAAATTTGAAAACGTTGtgtaaaaccaaaatttgtctagcgGACAAGGATTTCGATCTGCCTGTGGACAAACAAGCATACATTGATATGTTGGTAGGCGTTGATAATGTCTATAACATATTACACCCCGGATTCAGAAAGGCTGGAAAATTGATGTTGTTACCTACCATATTTGGATATGTTGTGGCAGGGTCCTGTAATGCCCCTCCAGTGCAGGAAACCCAGGTAACTGTGTTAAAGCTAGCAACTAACGaagtaattgaagctactcataaatttgatagtgatataaagaatgatttggatattttgtggaatttagatAAAGTAGGTATTGACTGCAATGAATTGAAAGAACATGATCGAAAGGTTCTTGAAGACTTTGAAAGTACCATTGCATATTCTGAAATGGAGAAGCAATATGTTTTGGCCTTACCATGGATGTCTAATAAGTCGAGGCTTCCATCCAATTTTGGCATGGCGTTGGGCCGGGTTAAGCAACAGTGTGCAAAATTTCAGAAGGATGAAGCCTACCTGAACCACTATCAGAAAATCCTGAAGGATCAGGAGGATAGGGGGTTTATAGAAAGG AAAACACAAGGGAGACCCTACCGTGTAAATATTGCTCCACCATTGCCAGAATTTCGGGTGCAGAGAAAACAACCCTTTAGCATTACGGGGGTAGATTATACAGGAGCGTTGTTAACTAAGGAGAAACAGCAAAATCCTGAAAAAGCCTATATTGTGTTGTTTACTTGTCCAGTTACTAAAGGAATCCATATCGAATTAGTGAAAGATCTGTCCTGCGATTCGTTTCTTATGGTGTTCCGAAAGTTTTGTAGCCGTCGGGGATTTCCTTCTTTAATGCTAAGTGACAATGCTACTACCTTTGTATCGActtcagtttatttgaaaaacatggcagaaagttccttagtgcaagaacacctgaatgctatcgaatgtaaatggaagttcataccaggcagagcaccttggtttggagctATATGGGAAAGATTGATTGGTCTTTTGAATACCTGTCTAAAGAAAGTAATAGGTCAGGCCTTTCTCAGCTTTAGTGAACTTTCCTATGTTGTGACTGAACTTGAAGCAATTATTAATGACAGACCCTTAAGTTATACATCAGGAGATCTTGACCAGTTGGATATTCTGAcgcccaatcatttgattttaggacgTAGATTGAGATCTTTCCCTAGGGAAGTCATAGATTGGAGAGATGAAACTAAGGACCCTCTGTATGGTGGAAATAGGGATGTTGGAAAGCGGTTTTTGTATATTACAAAAAAATGTGATGACCTGTGGAAAAGgtgggagagagaatatttaacttcTCTCAGAGAAACTCATCGGGTAGGAATCAGACACGAATCTTGGCCCAAAATGGGAGATGTTGTGCTGATACACGATGAAGGACCGAGAAGTCAATGGAAGCTTGGTCAAATTGTCAAATTACACGTGGGACCGGATAATGTCTTGCGCGTGGTTACTTTAAAAACCCCACAAGGTCAAGTAATGAGACCTGTTGTCAAGCTATATCCTTTGGAattatggcaagagactgatgttgtcATATCTGAGAAAACTGATAACAAAAGCACCTGA